The window ttgcaaaatgctttacaggttctctcatttgatactcacaataactctcaagtagatgttattattattccaatttcatGGATAAGAAATTTAAGGCAAACcaagataaaatgattttcagGGTCACCATGTAAGAGTCTGAAGTAGGTTTCAAACTTAAGTCCTTCTGCATTCAAGACCAGAATTTTATCCAGTAATATAACCCATGAATAGCATTATCATAAGgctcaaatatttgttgaaatgctCCTAATGGTACTTTGTTCTACATTCTCCCCTCACTTCCTGCagctgaaaaaagagagaaatggaaaggaccaATAAGACAGCTCCAAATGAATTCATTCTCCTGGGACTTTACAAATACCCCAaacttgagattttcttttttgtgttatgCATGATAATATATATAGTCATCCTGTTTGGAAACAGTGTCATTATCATGCTGAGCATTCTGGATTCCCATCTTCACACCCCCATGTACTTCTTCCTCAGTAATCTCTCCTTCTTAGACATTTGTTACACATCTTCATTTGTGCCTAAAATGCTGGTGAACTTCCTGTCAACACGAAAATCTTTGTCCTTCTCAGGATGTGCAGCCCAGATGTCAATCTCCTTTGCCATGGGAACGACAGAGTGCATCTTGCTGGCTGTCATGGCTTATGACCGCTATGTGGCTATCTGTAACCCTCTAAGATATCCCATTGTTATGAACAGAACCGTTTATGTGAACCTGGCAGCTTTGTGCTGGCTAATAGGTGGTCTTGACTCTTTGTTTCAAACTATTCTTATCATGCAGTTGCCTTTTTGTGGGGAAAATGTCATTGACCATTTCACCTGTGAAATACTGGCTGTCATGCACCTGGCCTGTATTGACATCTCCCTAAATGAACTCATCATGCTGGTAGGAACTATAATTGTCACCTTGATCCCTCTGCTATTAATCATTGTTTCTTATGTCTTCATCCTCTCCACCATTTTAAAGATCCGTTCTGCTGAGGGAAGAAGCAAAGCCTTTTCTACCTGCTCAGCCCACCTGACCGTGGTGATCATCTTCTATGGGACAATCCTCTTCATATATATGAAGCCCAAGTCCAAAGCCTCACTGACCACAGATAAACTGATTGCCTTGTTTTATGGGATTTTTACTCCAATGCTCAATCCCATCATCTATAGTCTAAGGAACAAGGATGTGAATGCTGCAGTGAAAAAAGTGCTAAGCAGAAATCTGTCCTTATGGaaactgtgaaagatttggctTGGTCCATGCTGCAGGTCTACTTCATAGAGCAATAGTTTACTTGGATACTTTGAATTCATCATTGTGGGATGTATTCTTGTATAAGGAAGATCACAAAACCTCTCTCTATATTTTCCATCTTATGTAATTCTGGTCCAAGTTTTCTGATAATTCTCAGCAGAATGTTCTTTCCAATCCAGCTGAGACACAAAGATCTTAAAGTATAACTTGTTTTGTCTACCTATTGTTTCCTTCTTACTCTAGAACCCCCCCTGCCTTTACTACTTGTATATTTGGTAATGATCCTTACACTCTTTTGCATTTATacctttgttggtaacatagtaTAGGCTGCTTATTTATGTTTTCATCATCTTTTGGGGGTGATTGAAGATTTTTTTGACTATAGCAACTCAATATAACAGTAGCAACAACATGACCTTTTAAACATGTTTGATTTATAGACTTTTTCATAAGAGAATATGAGACTCATTTATCTATACTCAGTATCCACTGAATCTCTTTTGGGCCGAATAAAGGTATGTTCTaagcaaatgatataatatttgtaatatgccTAAAAATCATGCTTAAAAGGACTTAATACatctttattctcttcccctttgtATTTGAGGTTCTGAGTCAAGTCaataacattcattttctagGTATAGAGAAGCAGGATATTTATATTCCATACAGATGTAATTGCAGTCTGAAAAGTCCAGCTTTAAATTTTGCCTCTACCATTTATTAGAtctgtgactatggacaagttaTATAACCTTCCTAAAATTCAGACAACTCTCTCAGAACTATCTATTAATTTGTAGACTGGTTGCAATATACATATAACTGTGGCAGTACTTATCACACTGTCTGGCACACAGTGTGTGCTTAGtaagtattgactgattgatgGGTAACTGATTGAAATCTCTTTTCTAGGAATGATAATGTTGAGAATTATTCCCAGAGTAAAGGAAATCAGAGGAAAGCAGATGTAATTATTCAGTATGAGAGGAAGTTTGCAACTATTGGGTCTGGGAGCCTCTAATAATGATCAGTTCTTACCAATGTGAAATCTGAATCTTCAAAGTAGAAGCTAGAGTACCAGGTGGGAGGAAGTTTTGTAGACATCAGCATGGTAGAAAGATTTCTGGAGTCCATTGTGATGGTTCCAGGGTCATTTGGGTATAATGAACTCTCACCAATAAAGATTGAGAGGAATTTGAAATAAAGATTCAGAGTAATATATAAaccaattttaatatatttgagaaatctttcatattgttttctattcaaataaaaaaatcttaccaGTATGAATTTTTAACTTCTCATGGATGCTCAGAACCATTGCATTCATTGGTGAGGAAGACTATCCTATGTATGGACCAGAGTGATTTTAATAAGATCACTTGGTTGCTGATGAATACAATGCCACCTGAGAAAAGATAAAGTTATTAAACTCAATTGTTGGAGAATTAATATAGTGATATAGTACTTTTCTGTATTCTTGGGgaaggtggcatttgaactaTTTAGGCAGCTTATATTGCTGTGCAAAGCCATACACAGTACTGGGTGACCCCGGATAAGTCAGTTAAtatgtctgcctcaatttctttacctgtaaaattagGGTAATTAATAGCATCTATtgcagagttgttttgaggaacaCATGAGTTAAaagttgtaaagcacttagtttAGTGCCTAGGTCACATAGTTGGTAACTATCtagagctagatttgaacttatgccTTCTTTATTACATGTTCAAGGCTCTATTCACTATGAATATAGATCAGTAactcagttgtgtccaacttttcatgattccatttggaattttcttggcaatgatactgcaGTGacttgccacttccttctccagttcattttatagatgataaactgagacaaacagcgacttgctgaaggtcacacagcaaTTGTATGTTTGAGGTTAGTATATGAACTCCTTTCATACCTGACCCCTCACCCAGCATTCTgcctactgagccacctagctgcctcttaatCACTACATCACCTTTCAAAACATAGAGCCCAATGGAGATAGAGCCTATCATTATCTCTTAGGTCAAGAATGTATTATATGTATAGTTTGGTTTGAGCGCACCGATCATGTTGTTTCAGTGCCTATCTTAGTGGATATTAAAACTGAAACTTAATGAAATCTCTGATGAAAGCTTCCTGTCTGATTTGTATTTTCCATCTCCTAGCTCAAAATGAAAAGGAGCATAGAAGGCAGATTGTAGAAATAATATAGCTCTGGAGGTTGCTATTGAATGAAAGTATCTGGCACAAATAGACAAAGGATtcaagaggagaagaaaatgagacctgTTCCATCTCCCCCATAACTGATCTGGCAAGGGTTGAAAAGTAAATCTGTCTTCAATCCTACGCTCTTATTAATCATAAAGGTGATTTTCTGCTCATGGATATAGGAATGCAGATAAGGTTAACTACATGTGGCAAACAGAAGCTGTGGGATTAGgtaaagaatagaaataagaTAAACTATGTCATGCGTGGTACTTTAGAGGGAGCTGTAATAGGGGACAGTACTTATAAATCATAATAAAGGTCTGTCTATTTGAGGAAAATGATTTTAAGCAGTATTTGTTCCAATGAATTGGTTTACTCATCTTATATTGGCATCTGTAAAATAACTATGTAATCtaacaaattttaatatatttattctgaGTGCTTATTGAATGATAGTAAAAGTTCTTAGGACAGGTTTTTGAGTAATAAAGATATGAACCTTGAAGTTCTAGGTAATCCCAGGGTAGAAGTCTCTTCTTTACATTAATTGAATCTTTGGGAAGGATATCTCTATATACCTGAGAGGAATTGTTTTTACTTCCTGTAACTTATTCTCTGAAATGACTGTATATTTGCTATTGAATAGGAGCAGTGGAAAGTGAATTTCCTCCCTTCCATAAGTTGATCATGCATCACTAACGGCCTTTTCTACATTTTGTATGTTCCACAGATCTTtcaaaaggaatatttattaaactgAAGTCATTATATCTCGAGCCCTTCCCCCAATCTCTTCCATGTAATAACTTCATCTTTAGTCACATAACCTCCACTTTAATTCTGAGCTTCAATCATATGACAAATGCAATAGTTTTCTAACCTGCCTCAAGCATCTTCCCATTTCAATCTATCtcagaagaaaaagtgaattttCCAAAGGAttgatctgatcatgtcattccctTCTCCCATTTCTGTTCAACAAACTCCCATGCccatggcttcctattgcctctagaattaAACATCTGTGTTTgtctttaaagttcttcacaatcttGATACTTCCAATTTTccaatattattacattttaccCCTTCCCATGCATTCCATTAGCCAAGTACTCTACTCTAACTGTTGTGCTTGGAACATGATACTTCATCTTCTATCTCTGTACCTCTGCACTGACCATTCCCCAAGCATGGTATAcattccccaccccccccacctttttttttttttattgttactcttcctggctttcttcaagactcaattcTAATTCTATCCTGTATCTTTCCAGGGTCCCTATTTGAAATTGCTCTCATCTACTCTcaatttcaatggaaaaaatttcattatacacacacacaaacaaatacattcactatatatatgtatatatatgtgtatatgtgtacattctCATAgatataaatgtgcatatatatttataccattTATAGCATGTTGTATATCTGTAATGTACAACATTTCATGTAACTAGATATATAAAACTAATATCTCCtatagtagaatataagttccttgaggacagggataatttttgcttttatttgtttttccagtacttagcccagtgcttggaacttttaaagtaataaataaatgtttgcagacTAACCAGCATATTTTCCTAGGTAATAATTTAGcctagtttttttcctttcttaaatgaCAGCTAACAAATGGAAGATCATAGGAACACAGAATCATAAAAGTAAAATTGGAAGAAGTATCAGAGGCCATTTATTccactcccattttacaagtgaggaaaatgaggtcatGAGAGTTATGGCTATTTGCTTCaggttacacagttaataagcatCAGTGACCTGTTTTATTATTCTCACATGACTTGGTTCCATTCTCTCATTTCTGTGGCTTTACAATGATTGCTGctcccttccccactcccccGGTGCCACCACTATGTATTTTGtagaattcctttcttccttcaagatgcagCTCAAGTATTTTTTACATGAAACATTTTCTGATCCTTCTAAATGTCATGACTTCCCCTACCAAATTACCTAATTTATTACCTGGTTTACATTTATCTTGCATTTTTTATTCTGCATATTCTTATATATGTTCATGTGATattccccagtagaatataagatccttcaTAGTAGAGATTGTTTTATTATAATGTCTTCCTCCCATTCTGTCTTCTTACATCTTTTACTCTGTTATCTTCTATTCAATTCAGTGACATTGGTTTCCAttttctaactataaaataatCCATGTTTTGGCTTAAGAAATTTTCTATGGCAGTCCCCCATACCTAGAAGATTCTTGTTCCTCATCTCTATCAGCTTAAGCTAAGACTCAGCTAAAATCTCTTCTTCAGAGGAAGCTTTTCTCATTTCCTATTCATTCCAGTTCTTCTtccttattaattatttcttatttatcctgtagatagatttttttgtacttatttgtttgcttgtttccaTTATActgtcagctccttgagggcaagaattgtctctttttgtatccccaatgcttagcacagtgtctggcacatagtagggacttaattcAAGAATATTGACTgaatattcattattttcatatcttcAGTACCTAGTACAGTGGCTGGCACACAGTGAGTGCCTAATAAgtgtttgatgatttttttctcaacaaTTAGTGATAGAACAGCAATTTAAACTCATGTCATTGGACTTCAAATTTGGAGCTCTGATGATACGAAACATTAAGTTACTGATATGTTTATTTTTGATCATGATATCTGAATAGGGCTTGAGAATCTCTGTTATTTGATCTTTTCCTGAATTATTGTAGAATACCATGCAAGTTTTCTGTTTGTGACTGCAGCAATTTAATCCAATTTAATTTCAATTGAACCTTTATGGATGCTTTGATTCATCTTTTTTAGATTCTCTATTACACTTAACATAGCAGATATTCTAAGCATATTTTAGCCTCTCCTATTTTTCTAGCTCTTCCCTTCTGTGTCAGTAGATCTGCCCTTCTCCTTTATTAAATTCAAGGTCATGTTGCAAAACTCCCTaggattttctctctttctcaaatGTCTCTATTTCCACATTCCCCTAATCCACAGAAAATCAGCTTTTATCTTTAgctattcttttgttctttctcaaaATCCTTTCTTTCCAAGATTCCTGCTTGTTATAACTTAACTGGCGGCTTCCCCCAAGATCCTGTGTAGGTTACCATCAAGTTGAGCAACacctcttatattttaaaaagtgttgaTTGGTTTATTTACAATTAGTGTCTCTTTCACTGCCTCTAGCCTGATtgctaataaaattaaaaaatacctcACAAGAAACTGTTGTAGCCTACCCCAGCAAATTCTCATACTAGTCATATCCAACAATGTATATCTCAATCTGGATTTTAAGTGAATCACTTTTCTGGCAGAAGGTTATGTAGCATAATTCATCTTGAGGCTTCTAGACTCGTGGTTTATTCTTACATTAACCACAATTCTAAAGCCTTTAAAAgttgttattatctttattatttttcccattaactTATGTCCTCTTGATCCTATCCCTTCCTTATTCCTCTAGGACAAAACATTcccttttatttcatatttaatatttttccccttgaacttattctatttcttctttgccctCATGTCATTcccctgtttctctttcttttcaacttCAAAATTTTCTAAAGAATTGTCTGTATAAAGGGGCTTGCTAGAGGCATGAACCCCGATTCAGAGAATCTGCCATTAAACTTTGGCTTTGTCACTGACTACCTATATATaatgtgatattgggcaaatctCTTCAGGCCCaaggttcttcatttgtaaaataaagggactgAAATTGATAACCAAGCTTCAATTTCCCTTCTAcccctaaatctgtgatcctatggtCTATGTGCTACCAATGACTTACTCTTTATCTTAATAATCTGTTTTCTGcccccattttctattgacatctATTTGTGCTTTCTTCACGTGATTTTTCTCATGTGCCTTGTTCTCTCCTGCCACCATTTCCACTGTAACAGTTCTTATTTTCTTAGCACCATAACATTTTCAAATAACTTTCCTCACAATTATACAAGTATTATTACAtctatttatagatgagaaaactgagggtctGAAATTATTAATACTCTTCTTGTTCATGAGTTTGGAACTGAATCTAAATAACCTGACTCTAGGTtcagtgatctttccactatATCCAATTGTCTCCTTCCTTGTGGCAACCAATTATTAAAGATAACTAGGTGATGTATTTAGAAAACtggtcttgaaatcaggaagatttgagttcaaatactacctcagacactcattagctgtgtgatcctagataagtTAAGTGACAACTTTCCTTAGCTTCACTTTATAAAATTGGACTAATAATAATGCCTACCTcactggattgttgtgaggatgaaaggaaattacataaacatgtatatattaagatatataaacatttatacactAAGCATATTTTTGTGGATAccagaattttttattatatattttttctccactttttaattggtgaagaactgaggcaaacagggttaagtgatttgttgaaTGTCTGAGAATCAGATctgcactcaggtcttcctatctccagGGCCAGTGCATTACATACCATGCCCTTAACCTTGGCACATactatatgcaatatatattaaCATCTTATAGCatataataatacattaatataatgcttattgatatataaaaatgccttgcaaaccttaaagtaccatataaatattagcaattatttaaaaccatcatcatgatcatgatcatcattatcatttgtgttcagttttctcataccCTGAGACCCATTATTCTTTCAGCTTATGTATTTTGGTGATTTGGGAACGGAAACTGAAAGTCTCTTTCCCCAAGGTGACCCATTACAATATAGAGAGGGGAGGGGCCAAATGCTAGaatctttttttggtattttttcctcatttctcccttctccctttcttcagaaaattttttaTGTGTGAGGAGACAATCTGCTGGAGGTCAATTGGTAAAGTGGTGCATCAATGAAATGGGACTCaaaatcctttcccttttat of the Sarcophilus harrisii chromosome 1, mSarHar1.11, whole genome shotgun sequence genome contains:
- the LOC116421172 gene encoding olfactory receptor 13D1-like, with the protein product MERTNKTAPNEFILLGLYKYPKLEIFFFVLCMIIYIVILFGNSVIIMLSILDSHLHTPMYFFLSNLSFLDICYTSSFVPKMLVNFLSTRKSLSFSGCAAQMSISFAMGTTECILLAVMAYDRYVAICNPLRYPIVMNRTVYVNLAALCWLIGGLDSLFQTILIMQLPFCGENVIDHFTCEILAVMHLACIDISLNELIMLVGTIIVTLIPLLLIIVSYVFILSTILKIRSAEGRSKAFSTCSAHLTVVIIFYGTILFIYMKPKSKASLTTDKLIALFYGIFTPMLNPIIYSLRNKDVNAAVKKVLSRNLSLWKL